From Xenopus tropicalis strain Nigerian chromosome 3, UCB_Xtro_10.0, whole genome shotgun sequence, the proteins below share one genomic window:
- the tas1r1 gene encoding extracellular calcium-sensing receptor-like: protein MRFRFENYQQFQALRFAVEEINRSPDLLPNRTLGFYVYDSCAALQSELEGTLWMLTGQSPAILNYCCRESPPLAAIIGHSLSTYSILMAHILGQYRFPQVSYFSTSSLLSDRKQFSSFFRTVPSDIFQSKGIAQLVKHFKWTWVGLIAADDDYGHEGIEVLRQEIIKEGICVAYTEYISSNFIFKNIWNIANVIKESSAKVVVAFSTDIYLIPVLDEMLKLNLLYYIKNVRVNLSNGREVSFDKDGNPPAVYDIVNWQPGADGTIKQVKVGSYDSRNSSGDVFGIKTTTISWGTKNKEIPLSVCSQSCPEGFRKATRQGEPVCCFECVPCGQGEISNQTNSIECWKCPWDMWPNSARDRCLSKPIEFLSYEEPLAIILASTGVISSLIPISIFRLFIRYKSTPIVRANNYSVSCILLVSLSFCFLCALAFIGYPQPEKCLLRQAAFGLVFTLCVSCILAKTVIVVFAFMATKPGSRLKKWTTPRVPYMIITICTFIQLTLCIFWLSISPPFPQYNIEAKPGIIVVECNENSQFAFWCMLGYLGFLASVSFTVAFLARRLPDSYNEAKFITFSMLAFLSVWVSFIPASLSAQGKYTVAMEIFAILTSTWALVFCMFLPKCFVILFRPNMNTKEKLMGKDRSRM, encoded by the exons ATGAG GTTCCGTTTTGAAAACTATCAGCAGTTCCAGGCCTTGAGGTTTGCAGTGGAAGAGATCAACAGAAGTCCTGATCTTCTCCCCAACAGAACCCTTGGTTTCTATGTCTACGACTCTTGTGCTGCTCTACAAAGCGAGTTGGAGGGGACACTTTGGATGCTCACTGGTCAGAGTCCAGCAATACTCAATTACTGCTGTAGAGAAAGCCCTCCTCTGGCTGCCATCATTGGCCACTCATTGTCCACTTATTCCATCCTTATGGCTCATATCCTAGGACAGTATAGATTCCCACAG GTCAGCTACTTTTCAACCAGTTCCCTCTTAAGTGACAGGAAACAGTTCTCCTCCTTCTTTAGAACTGTCCCAAGTGATATTTTTCAATCCAAAGGGATTGCACAGTTGGTGAAGCACTTTAAATGGACATGGGTTGGTCTCATAGCTGCCGATGATGATTATGGTCATGAAGGCATAGAGGTGCTCAGACAAGAGATAATTAAAGAAGGAATTTGTGTGGCCTACACTGAATATATCTCGAGCAACTTCATCTTTAAAAACATATGGAATATTGCAAACGTTATAAAGGAATCAAGTGCCAAGGTGGTGGTGGCCTTCTCCACTGATATCTACTTAATCCCTGTTCTGGATGAGATGCTGAAGCTCAAT CTAttgtattacattaaaaatgtccGGGTAAATCTGAGCAATGGAAGAGAAGTTTCCTTTGATAAGGATGGGAACCCACCAGCTGTATATGATATAGTCAACTGGCAGCCTGGGGCAGATGGAACCATCAAGCAAGTGAAAGTGGGAAGTTACGACAGTCGGAATTCTTCTGGAGACGTATTTGGCATTAAAACAACCACAATAAGTTGGGGGACAAAGAATAAGGAG ATTCCCCTGTCAGTTTGCAGCCAGAGTTGTCCAGAAGGGTTCAGGAAAGCGACCAGACAAGGAGAACCTGTGTGCTGCTTTGAGTGTGTTCCCTGTGGCCAAGGAGAGATCTCCAATCAGACAA ATTCCATTGAGTGCTGGAAGTGCCCCTGGGACATGTGGCCCAACAGTGCAAGAGACAGATGTTTGTCCAAACCCATAGAGTTCCTTTCCTATGAGGAGCCACTCGCGATCATCTTGGCATCTACTGGTGTTATCTCTTCTTTAATCCCAATTTCTATATTTCGACTTTTCATTCGGTATAAATCCACCCcaattgtgagagccaataactaTTCAGTGAGTTGTATTCTCTTAGTATCTCtgtctttctgcttcctctgtgctTTGGCTTTCATTGGTTACCCCCAACCTGAGaagtgccttctgcgccaggCGGCATTTGGCCTTGTCTTTACCCTCTGTGTAtcctgcattttggccaaaactgttattgttgtttttgCCTTCATGGCCACTAAACCCGGGAGCAGGCTCAAAAAATGGACAACTCCCCGTGTGCCCTACATGATCATTACCATCTGCACCTTCATACAACTCACTTTGTGCATTTTCTGGCTCTCTATCTCCCCTCCTTTCCCACAATACAATATTGAAGCCAAACCTGGAATCATTGTTGTAGAGTGCAATGAAAACTCTCAGTTTGCcttctggtgcatgctgggatatctTGGATTTTTAGCCTCTGTCAGTTTCACTGTAGCTTTCCTGGCCAGGAGGCTCCCAGACAGCTATAATGAAGCTAAATTtataacctttagtatgttggCCTTCCTCAGTGTCTGGGTTTCTTTTATTCCGGCTTCACTAAGTGCCCAGGGCAAGTATACTGTTGCCATGGAAATCTTTGCAATTCTGACTTCCACCTGGGCACTTGTGTTCTGCATGTTCCTCCCCAAATGTTTTGTCATATTGTTCAGACCCAACATGAACACCAAAGAAAAACTCATGGGAAAAGACAGGAGTAGgatgtaa